In a genomic window of Burkholderiales bacterium:
- a CDS encoding NADH-quinone oxidoreductase subunit J, whose product MSFQAFIFYALALILIYAALRVITARNPVHAALFLVLSFVAAAGIWLLLQAEFLAITLVLVYVGAVMVLFLFVVMMLDVNLARLREGFWDYLPLGGIVGALLVAEMIVVVGGGYFSTAQMPPPAEHAAGYSNIKELGRLIYTQYVYAFEIAAVILLVAIIAAIALTLRSRKNTRYQDPGEQVGVRREDRVRMIDMASEPAEERAQGGPG is encoded by the coding sequence CTACGCGCTCGCGTTGATTCTGATCTACGCGGCATTGCGCGTGATCACCGCGCGCAATCCGGTGCATGCCGCGCTGTTTCTCGTGCTGTCGTTCGTCGCGGCAGCCGGCATCTGGTTGCTGCTGCAGGCCGAGTTTCTCGCCATCACGCTGGTGCTGGTTTATGTCGGCGCGGTCATGGTGCTGTTCCTGTTCGTCGTAATGATGCTGGACGTCAATCTGGCGCGGCTGCGCGAAGGCTTCTGGGATTACCTGCCGCTCGGCGGCATCGTCGGCGCTTTGCTGGTCGCCGAGATGATCGTGGTCGTCGGCGGCGGTTACTTCAGTACTGCGCAAATGCCGCCGCCCGCGGAGCACGCCGCCGGTTACAGCAACATCAAGGAGCTTGGCCGGCTCATCTATACGCAGTACGTTTACGCGTTCGAGATCGCCGCCGTCATATTGCTGGTCGCGATCATTGCCGCCATCGCGCTGACCTTGCGCAGCCGCAAGAATACCCGTTATCAGGATCCTGGCGAGCAGGTCGGGGTGCGGCGCGAGGATCGCGTTCGCATGATCGATATGGCTTCGGAGCCGGCCGAAGAAAGGGCTCAGGGAGGTCCCGGATAA
- the nuoL gene encoding NADH-quinone oxidoreductase subunit L, with the protein MKTLYLLIPLAPLAGAILAGFFGKLLGRATTHRIAIALMIASFAMSLVVFRDVAQGNIFNGAVYTWLTSGDTVFEIGFLIDRLSATMMVVVNFVSLMVHIYTIGYMHDDPGYQRFFSYISLFTFAMLMLVMANNFLQLFFGWEAVGLVSYLLIGFWYTRPSAIYANLKAFLVNRVGDFGFLLGIALVLLYFRTLDYAQVFALAPQFAQHPIEIIPGVAWLLPTVICILLFIGAMGKSAQFPLHVWLPDSMEGPTPISALIHAATMVTAGIFMVARMSPLFELSEAALSFVMVIGAITAFFMALLGLVQNDIKRVVAYSTLSQLGYMTVALGASAYAASIFHLMTHAFFKALLFLAAGSVIIAMHHEQDMRRMGGLKKTLPITYWTAVIGSLALAGIPPFAGFFSKDAIIEAVHASTLPGSGVAYFAVLSAVFITALYSFRLLFLTFHGEPRMDEDTRHHLHEPSWVVTAPLVMLAIPSIYAGWAYIEPMLFGGWFADAILVAPAHDVLAALRDEFHGSGAFALHGLTTLPFWLAAAGVATAWLLYIVRPAWPARIRQSFAAIYTVLEQKYGFDRFNDWFFAGGARKVGSGLWNIGDVAVIDGFFVNGSARVVAWSSAIVRQFQSGYIYHYAFTMIIGVLLLMTLWFVRV; encoded by the coding sequence GTGAAAACCCTCTATCTGCTGATTCCGCTGGCGCCGCTGGCCGGGGCGATCCTCGCCGGTTTTTTCGGCAAATTGCTCGGCCGGGCAACGACGCACCGCATCGCGATCGCTTTGATGATCGCATCGTTTGCGATGTCGCTCGTCGTGTTTCGCGATGTCGCCCAAGGCAATATTTTCAATGGCGCGGTCTATACGTGGCTGACTTCGGGCGACACCGTATTCGAGATCGGATTTCTGATCGATCGGCTGTCGGCGACCATGATGGTCGTCGTCAATTTCGTGTCGCTGATGGTGCACATCTACACCATCGGATACATGCACGATGACCCCGGCTACCAGCGCTTCTTCAGCTATATCTCGTTGTTCACGTTCGCGATGCTGATGCTGGTCATGGCGAACAACTTTCTGCAATTGTTCTTCGGCTGGGAAGCGGTCGGCCTGGTTTCCTATCTGCTGATCGGCTTCTGGTATACGCGGCCATCGGCGATCTACGCCAATCTAAAGGCGTTTCTGGTCAACCGGGTCGGCGACTTCGGATTTCTGCTCGGCATCGCACTCGTGCTGCTGTATTTCCGAACGCTCGATTACGCGCAGGTGTTTGCGCTGGCGCCGCAGTTCGCGCAGCATCCGATCGAAATCATTCCGGGCGTCGCATGGCTGCTGCCGACGGTGATTTGCATCCTGCTGTTCATCGGCGCGATGGGCAAATCCGCGCAGTTTCCGCTGCACGTGTGGCTGCCCGATTCGATGGAGGGGCCGACGCCGATTTCGGCGCTGATCCACGCCGCGACCATGGTGACGGCCGGCATTTTCATGGTCGCGCGCATGTCGCCTTTGTTCGAGTTGTCGGAAGCCGCGCTGTCGTTCGTCATGGTGATCGGCGCGATCACCGCTTTTTTCATGGCGCTCCTGGGCCTGGTACAAAACGATATCAAGCGCGTGGTCGCGTATTCGACCTTGTCGCAGCTTGGGTATATGACAGTGGCGCTCGGCGCCTCGGCCTACGCCGCGAGTATTTTCCATCTGATGACGCACGCGTTCTTCAAGGCGCTGCTGTTCCTCGCCGCGGGCTCGGTGATCATTGCCATGCATCACGAGCAGGATATGCGCAGGATGGGCGGCCTGAAAAAAACCCTGCCGATCACCTACTGGACCGCCGTGATCGGCTCGCTCGCGCTGGCCGGCATTCCGCCGTTCGCCGGTTTTTTTTCCAAGGACGCGATCATCGAGGCCGTGCACGCATCGACTTTGCCGGGGTCCGGCGTCGCGTACTTCGCGGTCCTGAGCGCGGTTTTCATTACTGCGTTGTACTCGTTCCGCCTGCTGTTTCTGACGTTCCACGGCGAGCCGCGCATGGATGAAGACACCCGGCATCATTTGCACGAACCATCGTGGGTGGTGACGGCGCCGCTGGTGATGCTGGCGATTCCGTCGATCTACGCCGGCTGGGCTTACATCGAGCCGATGTTGTTCGGCGGCTGGTTCGCGGATGCCATCCTCGTTGCCCCGGCGCACGACGTGTTGGCTGCGCTCAGGGACGAGTTTCACGGCAGCGGTGCGTTTGCACTGCACGGCCTGACGACCTTGCCTTTCTGGCTGGCGGCAGCCGGCGTTGCCACGGCTTGGCTGCTCTATATCGTTCGGCCAGCCTGGCCGGCGCGTATCCGGCAAAGCTTTGCAGCGATCTACACGGTGCTCGAGCAGAAATACGGCTTCGATCGTTTCAACGACTGGTTCTTCGCCGGCGGCGCGCGCAAAGTCGGCAGCGGTTTGTGGAACATCGGCGATGTCGCCGTCATCGACGGGTTTTTCGTCAACGGCTCGGCGCGTGTGGTGGCGTGGAGTTCCGCTATCGTCCGCCAGTTCCAGTCGGGCTATATCTATCACTATGCATTTACGATGATCATCGGCGTGCTGCTGCTGATGACATTGTGGTTTGTCCGCGTTTAG
- the nuoK gene encoding NADH-quinone oxidoreductase subunit NuoK, with product MLSLSLSHYLVLGAILFAISIVGIFLNRKNVIVLLMAIELMLLAVNTNFIAFSHYLSDTAGQIFVFFILTVAAAESAIGLAILVVLFRNLKTIHVDDLDSLKG from the coding sequence TTGCTCTCGCTTTCGTTATCGCATTACCTGGTTCTGGGCGCGATCCTGTTCGCGATCAGCATTGTCGGCATTTTCCTGAATCGCAAAAACGTGATCGTTTTGCTGATGGCGATCGAGCTGATGCTGCTCGCGGTGAATACCAATTTCATTGCGTTCTCGCATTATCTGAGCGACACCGCCGGGCAGATTTTTGTTTTCTTTATCCTGACGGTCGCGGCGGCGGAATCGGCGATCGGACTCGCGATTCTGGTCGTGCTGTTCCGCAATCTGAAAACAATACACGTCGATGACCTCGACAGCCTCAAGGGGTAG